A genomic region of Ignavibacteriota bacterium contains the following coding sequences:
- a CDS encoding glycoside hydrolase family 3 C-terminal domain-containing protein codes for MATLDDISSADVGQSTARTGYRDHRRPIGERVEDLLRHMTLEEKVAQMVCVWHEKDVRVLNSDGKPDACVVQKHLPFGVGQIARLSDTNGGLSPRETAEFANEIQRIFVEHTRLGIPVIFHEECLHGLAGRDATSYPQPIGLAATFDPDLVERIYAGIAADVRSRGAHQALTPVLDVAREPRWGRVEETFGEDPYLVSRMGIAAVRGFQGDASFRDRRHLIATLKHFAAHGQPESGTNCAPVNVSERLLRDTFLYPFREVLAHANAQSVMAAYNEIDGAPSHANPWLLRDVLRTEWGFAGTVVSDYYAITELHQREEATSHGVAGSKAEAAQLAVKAGVNLEYPEPDCYPSITQLVRDGALEESAIDELVRPLLYQKFLLGLFEDPYVDPSVLDPDRTLAEERPLARRAACETITLLKNEGAILPLDPMKYRTVAVIGPNADRVLLGGYSGVPRFTSTVLDAIRDRIGKDCTVLHSAGCRITEGGSWNEDEVHLPDSAGEEQRLAEAVSVARKADLVVLVVGDNEQTSREAWNRAHMGDRTSLELFGRQGDLLKAMAATGKPVVMVLFCGRPHSLTIAHQRVAAIMACWYLGQEAGHAVADILFGDVNPSGKLPISFPRSVGHVPCYYNHKPSARRGYLFDESTPLYPFGFGLSYTQFSLSNISLAAPCIGTGESTSVSVEVTNTGEREGTEVVQLYVRDVVASVTRPVKELRGFTRVTLGAGETTRVSLPITPDLLSFTTISGEWKVEPGEFRIMVGSSSRDEDQVSVTLSVR; via the coding sequence ATGGCAACGCTCGATGATATTTCCAGTGCGGATGTCGGTCAGTCAACCGCACGTACAGGTTACAGAGACCACCGGCGTCCGATCGGCGAACGCGTGGAGGACCTCCTCCGGCACATGACGCTTGAGGAGAAGGTCGCGCAGATGGTCTGCGTCTGGCACGAGAAGGATGTCCGGGTACTGAACAGCGATGGCAAACCCGATGCCTGTGTCGTGCAGAAACATCTGCCGTTCGGTGTGGGACAGATCGCGCGGCTCAGCGATACGAACGGGGGGTTGTCCCCGCGCGAGACCGCCGAGTTCGCGAACGAGATCCAACGGATCTTCGTCGAACACACGCGGCTGGGCATCCCGGTGATCTTCCACGAGGAGTGCCTGCATGGGCTCGCCGGACGGGATGCGACGAGTTATCCCCAGCCGATCGGCCTCGCAGCGACCTTCGATCCGGACCTTGTCGAAAGGATCTATGCCGGCATCGCCGCCGATGTCCGGAGCCGGGGCGCGCATCAGGCGCTCACCCCCGTGCTCGATGTCGCCCGCGAACCGCGGTGGGGACGCGTGGAAGAGACCTTCGGGGAGGATCCCTACCTGGTCTCCCGTATGGGCATCGCGGCAGTGAGGGGCTTTCAGGGAGATGCATCGTTCCGCGACCGCAGGCACCTGATCGCCACGCTCAAGCATTTTGCCGCACACGGACAGCCGGAATCCGGCACCAATTGTGCCCCCGTCAACGTTTCGGAACGCCTGTTGCGCGATACGTTCCTCTATCCGTTCCGCGAAGTCCTTGCCCATGCCAACGCGCAAAGCGTGATGGCCGCCTACAACGAGATCGACGGCGCACCCTCGCATGCGAACCCGTGGCTGCTGCGCGATGTTCTCCGCACGGAGTGGGGATTTGCCGGGACGGTCGTATCGGACTACTACGCGATCACCGAACTGCATCAACGCGAGGAAGCCACCAGCCACGGCGTGGCGGGCAGCAAAGCCGAAGCCGCACAACTCGCCGTCAAGGCGGGTGTGAACCTGGAGTACCCGGAACCGGATTGCTACCCGTCGATCACGCAGCTGGTGCGCGATGGCGCGCTCGAAGAGTCCGCGATCGACGAGCTGGTCCGGCCGCTGCTGTACCAGAAGTTCCTCCTCGGACTGTTCGAAGATCCCTATGTCGATCCATCTGTACTCGATCCCGATCGGACGCTGGCGGAGGAACGGCCGCTGGCGCGGCGCGCTGCCTGTGAGACGATCACGCTCCTGAAGAATGAGGGGGCGATACTTCCCCTCGACCCGATGAAGTACCGGACGGTCGCCGTGATCGGGCCGAATGCGGACCGGGTGCTGCTTGGTGGGTACAGTGGTGTCCCGCGCTTCACATCGACCGTCCTGGACGCGATCCGGGATCGGATCGGCAAAGATTGCACCGTCCTGCATAGCGCAGGCTGCAGGATCACGGAAGGCGGAAGCTGGAATGAGGACGAGGTGCATCTCCCGGACTCCGCAGGGGAGGAACAGCGCCTGGCGGAGGCGGTCTCCGTCGCGCGCAAGGCCGACCTGGTGGTGCTGGTGGTCGGCGACAACGAGCAGACGTCGCGTGAAGCGTGGAACCGTGCCCACATGGGAGACCGGACAAGTCTGGAACTGTTCGGCCGGCAGGGCGACTTGCTGAAGGCCATGGCGGCGACAGGCAAGCCGGTGGTCATGGTCCTCTTCTGCGGACGCCCGCATTCCCTGACGATCGCTCATCAACGAGTTGCGGCGATCATGGCCTGCTGGTATCTTGGTCAGGAGGCGGGGCATGCGGTCGCCGACATCCTTTTTGGCGACGTCAACCCCTCGGGAAAACTGCCGATCTCCTTCCCACGGTCGGTCGGACATGTGCCGTGCTACTACAATCACAAACCTTCGGCACGCAGGGGATACCTCTTCGACGAATCGACGCCTCTGTATCCTTTCGGATTCGGTCTGAGTTATACACAGTTCTCCCTGTCCAACATCAGCCTCGCTGCACCCTGCATCGGGACCGGCGAATCCACGAGCGTGAGTGTGGAGGTGACGAATACCGGGGAGCGGGAAGGGACCGAGGTCGTCCAGTTGTATGTCCGTGATGTCGTTGCCTCTGTCACGAGGCCGGTCAAGGAACTCCGGGGCTTCACGAGAGTCACCCTCGGGGCGGGAGAGACCACGCGTGTCAGCCTGCCCATCACGCCTGATCTTCTCAGCTTCACGACCATCTCGGGCGAATGGAAGGTCGAACCCGGTGAGTTCCGCATCATGGTCGGCTCGTCATCAAGGGACGAAGACCAGGTCAGCGTCACGTTGTCCGTGCGCTGA
- a CDS encoding MFS transporter, producing the protein MTMILFQLSFYTDTMGLAAGVAGTLLLVGRFWDAFFDPLMGTIADRTNTRWGKFRPWVLWTALPWGIVMVLAYTVPDFDMTGKIVWALLTNMLLMTLYSANNTPYAAMTAVMTGDVHERTSLSAYRFVSVTVAQLLVGGFTLPLVLKLGQGDAAKGWQLTMGIWAVVCVVAFVITFLATRERIPPVREQKVSVKEDFGNLLKNGPWIAMFILTLAHFLVLAMRGGTVFYFFQYYVDRASLFTFLQQWGLTSVGVHEGGVGVWLLDTFGLVVDPQQTNVSSVGFSLLNISSQIFTMIGVGFSTALSVRFGKKAVAIAGFSITTVFMAAFIFLPADAIWSIFITEWLRALSYGPTIPLIWAIFADVADYAEWKFNRRSTGVIYATILFGLKTGLSLGGFS; encoded by the coding sequence ATGACGATGATCCTGTTCCAGTTGAGCTTCTACACCGATACCATGGGTCTCGCTGCAGGGGTCGCGGGAACATTGTTGCTCGTCGGGCGCTTCTGGGATGCGTTCTTCGATCCGTTGATGGGGACGATCGCGGACCGGACGAACACCCGGTGGGGGAAATTCCGTCCGTGGGTGTTGTGGACCGCCCTCCCCTGGGGGATCGTCATGGTCCTCGCCTATACGGTGCCGGATTTCGATATGACCGGCAAGATCGTATGGGCGCTTCTGACGAACATGCTCCTGATGACATTGTATTCCGCCAACAACACGCCGTATGCGGCAATGACGGCAGTGATGACGGGCGATGTGCACGAACGGACGAGCCTGTCCGCATACCGCTTCGTGTCCGTTACCGTTGCTCAGCTTCTCGTCGGCGGCTTCACCCTGCCGCTCGTTCTGAAGCTCGGGCAGGGTGACGCAGCGAAGGGATGGCAACTGACGATGGGGATCTGGGCCGTGGTCTGTGTGGTGGCGTTCGTGATCACGTTCCTGGCCACGCGCGAACGGATCCCGCCGGTCAGGGAACAGAAGGTGTCGGTGAAGGAAGACTTCGGCAACCTCCTGAAGAACGGTCCGTGGATCGCAATGTTCATCCTCACGCTCGCACATTTTCTCGTCCTTGCCATGCGCGGCGGGACGGTGTTCTACTTCTTCCAGTACTATGTCGACCGGGCAAGTCTGTTCACCTTCCTGCAGCAGTGGGGACTCACCAGTGTTGGGGTGCATGAAGGCGGCGTGGGGGTATGGCTGCTCGACACGTTCGGGCTGGTCGTCGATCCTCAGCAGACCAACGTGTCGTCCGTCGGATTCAGCCTGCTGAACATCAGCAGCCAGATCTTCACCATGATCGGTGTCGGGTTCTCCACGGCCCTCTCGGTGCGGTTCGGTAAGAAGGCCGTGGCGATCGCCGGCTTCAGCATCACCACGGTGTTCATGGCCGCCTTCATCTTCCTGCCGGCGGATGCCATTTGGTCGATCTTCATTACGGAATGGCTGCGGGCGCTCAGCTATGGACCGACCATCCCGCTGATCTGGGCGATCTTCGCGGATGTGGCAGATTACGCCGAGTGGAAGTTCAACCGGCGCTCGACAGGCGTCATTTATGCGACGATCCTGTTTGGCCTGAAAACCGGCCTCAGCCTGGGTGGGTTCTCATAG
- a CDS encoding carboxypeptidase-like regulatory domain-containing protein, which translates to MRHSRVVFALAVLIIAVSALATAQQTSGQIEGSISDTLSHDRLTGTNVWIEGTGMGAVTNLDGRYVITNVPPGSYTLIVRYIGYRSKKLHVVVNAGDIVKRDFSLVPEALEGETVLVLAQARGQQEAINQQLSSSTITNVVSSEKIHQLPDANAATALSRLPGVSLMNGDQVVIRGMQAKLNTVLINGIQIPSTDMNDRSTNLGFISSNLLSAIEVMKVLTPDRDANTLGGLVNLRLREAPTGFHGDLFAQGNYNTQDRVSDNYKFWGSVSSRFLDDNLGIFVQGSADRSDIGQDIAAATYGINGAGSIRYGEAPYQMNEFTFQDQWNVITNSSASVIIDYVLPHGKILFSNTFANNLSDNTTFRNRLDLEETVVGYTLSRDKYGKALMINALQGEYMFGDLKAELSLSHSLSNKYTRVRYGDPGTNFTFENQAHRPFGVDPASGLAINYVSQRRFMTPEDVYGITIDPNDAPGAKVGGWVISRSEAFDQHCTIPLWISRCR; encoded by the coding sequence ATGCGACATTCACGCGTTGTGTTCGCACTTGCCGTCCTCATCATCGCCGTTTCGGCCCTGGCAACCGCCCAGCAGACGTCCGGTCAGATCGAGGGCTCCATCTCTGACACGCTTTCCCATGATCGCCTGACGGGAACCAATGTGTGGATCGAGGGGACCGGCATGGGGGCTGTGACGAATCTCGATGGGAGATACGTGATCACGAACGTCCCGCCCGGCAGCTATACCCTGATCGTCCGCTATATCGGTTACCGGAGCAAGAAGCTGCATGTGGTGGTGAACGCAGGTGATATCGTCAAGCGGGATTTCTCCCTGGTTCCCGAGGCGCTGGAAGGCGAGACCGTTCTCGTTCTGGCTCAGGCCCGGGGACAGCAGGAAGCCATCAATCAGCAACTCTCCTCGAGCACGATCACGAATGTGGTCTCCTCGGAGAAGATCCACCAGTTGCCCGATGCGAACGCGGCCACGGCGCTCAGCCGCCTCCCCGGCGTGTCGCTGATGAACGGCGACCAGGTGGTCATCCGCGGTATGCAGGCGAAACTCAATACGGTGCTGATCAACGGCATCCAGATCCCGTCCACCGATATGAATGACCGGTCGACGAACCTTGGGTTTATTTCCTCCAACCTGTTGTCCGCGATCGAGGTCATGAAAGTGCTGACCCCCGACCGTGATGCGAACACGCTCGGTGGTTTGGTGAATCTGCGCCTGCGGGAAGCACCGACCGGGTTCCATGGCGATCTGTTCGCCCAGGGGAACTATAACACGCAGGACCGTGTGTCGGACAACTACAAGTTCTGGGGAAGCGTCAGCTCGCGATTCCTCGATGATAACCTCGGGATCTTCGTGCAGGGAAGTGCCGATCGTTCGGACATCGGTCAGGACATCGCGGCGGCCACGTACGGCATCAATGGTGCAGGTTCCATCCGGTACGGTGAAGCCCCCTACCAGATGAACGAGTTCACATTTCAGGACCAATGGAATGTGATCACCAACAGCAGCGCCAGTGTGATCATCGATTATGTCCTGCCGCATGGTAAGATCCTCTTCTCGAACACGTTCGCGAATAACCTGAGCGACAACACCACGTTCCGGAACCGCCTCGATCTTGAAGAGACCGTCGTGGGCTACACGCTGAGCCGCGACAAATACGGCAAGGCCCTGATGATCAATGCCCTCCAGGGAGAGTACATGTTCGGCGATCTGAAGGCCGAGCTCTCGCTGTCCCATTCACTCTCGAACAAATACACGCGCGTCCGGTATGGCGATCCCGGCACAAACTTCACGTTTGAGAACCAGGCCCACCGTCCGTTCGGGGTCGACCCGGCGAGCGGCCTGGCGATCAACTACGTCTCCCAGCGCCGCTTCATGACCCCGGAGGACGTGTATGGGATCACGATCGATCCCAATGATGCCCCTGGTGCGAAGGTAGGGGGATGGGTCATCTCGCGTTCCGAGGCCTTTGATCAGCATTGTACAATACCGCTTTGGATTTCACGCTGCCGGTGA
- a CDS encoding TonB-dependent receptor: protein MYNTALDFTLPVTLSEDITTKIKFGGKFSRSTRANDVESTFKGSSDDDYYNATRSFFPNHQGLSAANPVLFGDLWDRGFTRGDYFLKGDYPFKYAYDRDLMDQYMGTSISGWAVARHKPSSERDDWGGAEVYSAGYLMGSFDFGPMVSLIAGGRYEHYNMQYHSKFVYVTHSVYGYANLYDTLNVVDRSDNDFFPNAQLRYRFNEWSDIRLAYSKGIARPDFRAVLPSIYLEPGGAAQAGNTKLRPAISDNLDVMVSVYSGEVGLFTVGGFYKKIRNFFYQTDIFYKNLGYYNASFPDSMTFTALGIKAAGMPTPSQRITTFLNNPNPAYVRGLELEWQTNFWYLPVPLNSLVLTVNYTKSWSDMDYQQIRNIDSAYQDPINPRITRHKYITIDTVRNARLLFQSDDVINVALGVDYKGFSGRLSFNMQGNIITTVGARPEDDQFTGNIYRWDLTLQQQLPIEGFRVIFDAVNLFHNATYTYQKFRRVNDGEILENLQSTAYSPRFIQLSLRYSM, encoded by the coding sequence TTGTACAATACCGCTTTGGATTTCACGCTGCCGGTGACGTTGTCGGAAGACATCACGACCAAGATCAAGTTCGGCGGGAAGTTCTCGCGTTCGACGCGTGCCAACGACGTGGAGTCGACGTTCAAGGGTTCTTCAGATGACGACTACTATAACGCCACCCGGTCTTTCTTCCCGAACCACCAGGGGCTGTCGGCAGCCAATCCGGTGCTTTTCGGGGATCTCTGGGACCGCGGCTTCACACGCGGCGACTACTTTCTGAAGGGCGACTATCCGTTCAAGTACGCGTATGACCGCGATCTGATGGATCAGTATATGGGCACCTCGATCTCGGGCTGGGCGGTTGCGCGACACAAGCCGTCGTCGGAGCGGGACGATTGGGGTGGGGCTGAGGTCTATTCGGCCGGATATCTGATGGGTTCGTTCGACTTCGGCCCCATGGTGTCCCTCATCGCCGGCGGTCGCTACGAGCACTACAACATGCAATACCATTCGAAGTTCGTGTACGTGACACACTCGGTGTATGGGTATGCGAACCTGTACGATACGCTGAACGTCGTGGATCGCAGCGACAACGACTTCTTCCCGAATGCCCAGCTCCGGTACCGGTTCAACGAATGGTCCGATATCCGGCTGGCGTACTCGAAGGGCATCGCGCGGCCCGACTTCCGTGCTGTTCTGCCGAGCATCTATCTCGAACCGGGTGGGGCAGCACAGGCAGGCAACACGAAATTGCGGCCGGCCATTTCAGACAACCTGGACGTGATGGTTTCGGTGTACAGTGGCGAGGTCGGGTTGTTCACCGTTGGCGGGTTCTACAAGAAGATCCGGAACTTCTTCTATCAGACGGACATCTTCTACAAGAACCTGGGGTACTACAACGCGTCGTTCCCGGATTCGATGACGTTCACGGCGCTGGGTATCAAGGCCGCGGGCATGCCCACACCCTCGCAGCGTATCACGACGTTCCTGAACAACCCGAATCCGGCGTATGTCCGCGGGCTGGAACTTGAGTGGCAGACCAACTTCTGGTACCTGCCCGTCCCGCTCAACAGCCTGGTTCTGACGGTCAACTACACAAAGTCGTGGTCGGACATGGATTACCAGCAGATCCGGAACATCGACTCGGCGTATCAGGATCCGATCAATCCGCGCATCACGCGTCACAAGTACATCACCATCGACACGGTGCGCAATGCGCGCCTGTTGTTCCAGTCGGATGACGTCATCAACGTCGCCCTCGGCGTCGACTACAAAGGTTTCTCCGGACGTCTGTCGTTCAACATGCAGGGGAACATCATCACGACCGTTGGTGCACGCCCGGAAGATGACCAGTTCACCGGCAACATCTACCGTTGGGACCTCACGCTGCAGCAGCAGCTCCCCATCGAAGGCTTCCGCGTCATCTTCGATGCGGTCAATCTCTTCCACAATGCCACGTATACCTATCAGAAATTCCGGCGTGTCAATGATGGCGAGATCCTTGAGAATCTGCAGTCGACGGCCTATTCACCGCGGTTCATTCAGCTCAGTCTGCGCTATAGCATGTGA
- a CDS encoding T9SS type A sorting domain-containing protein: MLLLLLASMAVSQTLMDYVSAVSGDTLVIKDFVEMGNQPNSLYNAMLLDSLNVPAGRVYKLKVNGTYPLVNSPNTVRPVTIVGGDATILVNNTNAASAPPLICGSTYEGGANTGGINYSYDLTVKNCSVIPATAARDLGWNFFWSNGQNAKLTLDNDYLERTRWVLFASSASGQRYLIKNCYFVNLNGQPCRRNGGVYDAFAFMDSMWVENSTHIMTQGMMYKFRQYPFKRVVMNHNTFINCSGNIYLDWGYQTNVSNTNNIYVNCNVQAYPGISTIDVGEQDLDGQPMGLVNLHTFPDPDSSYDQYRALPRKYLFEGNVVYWDPKLSSIVSTLNTNSVNGVTNWQNQMIIMNSRTTTMFNDNSTYPYLTLGTNYTEAPVFTDPKTLMTTEVDNLKAFTLATCDTNSTDVLPDWRVTNVGNDFYVYSDWPIPVNLAYSNATLLTGATGGFPVGDLNWFPVRKAQWNAQRTAEYTAIEQALTTGGRTITAVASDPDAPVEFSLAQNYPNPFNPSTTISFSLAKSAVTTLKVFNTLGQEMATLVNGVMPAGSHEVTFNASGLASGMYFYRLTSDAATQMKQMVILK, from the coding sequence ATGTTGCTGTTGCTTCTCGCAAGCATGGCGGTGTCCCAGACCCTGATGGATTATGTTTCCGCGGTCAGCGGGGATACGCTTGTCATTAAAGATTTCGTTGAAATGGGCAATCAGCCGAACTCACTGTACAACGCCATGTTGCTGGATTCGTTGAACGTTCCGGCCGGCCGCGTGTACAAGCTGAAGGTCAATGGTACCTATCCGCTCGTCAATTCGCCGAACACCGTCCGGCCCGTGACGATCGTGGGTGGTGACGCGACGATCCTCGTGAACAACACGAACGCCGCATCGGCCCCGCCGCTCATCTGCGGTTCGACCTATGAGGGCGGTGCGAATACCGGTGGTATCAACTATTCGTACGACCTGACCGTGAAGAACTGCAGCGTCATTCCGGCAACGGCGGCGCGTGACCTCGGCTGGAACTTCTTCTGGTCAAATGGCCAGAACGCAAAGCTGACGTTGGACAATGACTACCTCGAACGCACCCGGTGGGTGCTCTTCGCCAGCAGCGCTTCCGGCCAGCGGTATCTTATCAAGAACTGCTACTTCGTGAACCTGAATGGCCAGCCCTGCCGCCGCAACGGCGGTGTGTATGATGCCTTCGCCTTCATGGATTCCATGTGGGTCGAGAACAGCACCCATATCATGACGCAGGGCATGATGTACAAGTTCCGTCAGTATCCGTTCAAGCGCGTCGTCATGAACCACAATACCTTCATCAATTGCTCCGGCAATATCTATCTGGATTGGGGTTATCAGACGAATGTCAGCAACACCAACAATATCTATGTGAACTGCAACGTTCAGGCATATCCTGGTATCTCCACGATCGATGTCGGCGAACAGGATCTCGACGGTCAGCCGATGGGCCTCGTCAATCTGCATACGTTCCCCGATCCCGATTCGTCCTATGACCAGTACAGAGCACTGCCGAGGAAGTATCTCTTTGAAGGAAACGTTGTCTACTGGGATCCGAAACTCAGCAGCATCGTCTCCACGTTGAACACGAACAGCGTGAATGGTGTCACGAACTGGCAGAACCAGATGATCATCATGAACTCGCGCACGACCACGATGTTCAACGACAACAGCACCTATCCGTACCTCACACTCGGCACGAACTACACGGAAGCGCCGGTCTTCACGGATCCGAAGACGCTTATGACGACCGAGGTGGATAATCTCAAGGCGTTCACCCTCGCGACGTGTGACACGAACAGCACGGACGTCCTTCCGGACTGGCGCGTGACGAATGTTGGAAATGACTTCTACGTCTATTCGGACTGGCCGATCCCGGTCAATCTTGCCTACAGCAACGCCACACTGTTGACGGGCGCGACGGGCGGATTCCCGGTGGGCGACCTGAACTGGTTCCCGGTGAGGAAGGCCCAGTGGAATGCCCAGCGGACCGCGGAATACACTGCGATCGAGCAAGCCCTCACTACGGGCGGCAGGACGATCACGGCAGTTGCGTCGGATCCGGACGCTCCGGTGGAGTTCAGCCTTGCGCAGAACTATCCGAACCCCTTCAACCCGAGCACGACGATCAGTTTCAGCCTCGCCAAGAGTGCCGTGACGACGCTGAAGGTGTTCAACACCCTGGGCCAGGAAATGGCGACTCTGGTCAATGGCGTCATGCCTGCAGGTTCGCATGAAGTCACCTTCAATGCCTCCGGTCTGGCTTCCGGCATGTATTTCTATCGCCTGACCAGCGACGCAGCGACGCAGATGAAGCAGATGGTGATCCTGAAGTAG
- a CDS encoding peptidyl-prolyl cis-trans isomerase — protein MTSRPQFPFRHLCALILFVAVTHACLGQGTTPQDTVATFEGQRGVTLGQLEQYVRDYPYGIMYRDRPREGYSRALDDMISNQLKRRDFFALGFADSAVYRGKMERAINEELVISYFKTRYEARYLNEPAFQREYARLGRVVTFREVRIPITEGTSRARIDALTALASRIEKRWRAGEDPAVFASRISSGAPLTVNDAEQTMTWSMSMQDDGNASIFDLPPGIIKVIHDVQGIRVVKILGRDMVAVPPIEEARAELQKGIEEKYAARIQTEFEKDKRSLINEDRVRWNTGALARIVVWSNIPRFYQSGYGDTLRSALANGRNAWILRAPGITVDLKEFLRLLNDVLVMGEFNKITREDVQRFLLEAARTNMIVQKAKALGLERNVLVAESKNPVISDGILRLYNQYAIENRIPQPTDGALHAFYTMNKDSLYYQFAKVNLYVIPDSTPGPLEALKRRSDSGTPFEKLVPTILVKTYIRARNGMYNTYLGTEPPYLAAVAFSLSLHEVAGPVAYEDPVRGTMYALVKCAGTQKEQQLSYENVAHRIREDYRDHHRALMEAELRSRLKSKYAVVMRTHVIDRYLDGRRASQQ, from the coding sequence ATGACTTCCCGGCCACAGTTCCCGTTCCGACACCTCTGCGCTCTCATCCTCTTTGTCGCGGTGACGCACGCCTGCCTTGGGCAGGGTACCACGCCGCAGGATACGGTCGCGACCTTCGAGGGGCAGCGGGGCGTTACCCTCGGTCAGCTCGAGCAGTATGTCCGCGACTATCCGTATGGGATCATGTACCGTGACCGTCCGCGTGAAGGATATTCGCGTGCGCTGGATGACATGATCTCGAATCAGCTGAAGCGCCGGGACTTCTTTGCATTGGGATTCGCCGACAGTGCGGTCTATCGGGGGAAGATGGAACGGGCGATCAATGAAGAACTCGTGATCAGCTACTTCAAGACCAGATATGAAGCGCGCTATCTCAACGAGCCCGCCTTCCAGCGGGAATACGCTCGCCTTGGGCGGGTGGTCACTTTCCGTGAGGTCCGCATACCGATCACCGAGGGCACATCCCGGGCACGGATCGATGCTTTGACCGCGCTTGCCTCCCGCATCGAGAAGCGTTGGCGCGCGGGTGAGGACCCTGCGGTATTTGCTTCCCGGATCTCCTCCGGCGCACCTCTGACCGTGAACGACGCGGAGCAGACGATGACGTGGTCCATGAGCATGCAGGATGATGGGAATGCCTCCATCTTCGACCTGCCCCCCGGCATCATCAAGGTCATTCACGATGTGCAGGGTATCAGGGTCGTGAAGATCCTCGGACGGGACATGGTGGCGGTCCCTCCGATCGAGGAGGCCCGGGCGGAGTTACAGAAGGGGATCGAGGAGAAGTATGCCGCGCGCATCCAGACCGAGTTCGAGAAGGACAAACGATCCCTCATCAACGAAGACCGGGTGCGCTGGAATACCGGCGCGCTTGCCCGGATCGTGGTGTGGTCGAATATTCCCCGGTTCTATCAATCCGGCTATGGGGATACGCTCCGATCCGCACTTGCCAATGGCCGGAATGCATGGATCCTCCGCGCCCCCGGCATCACCGTGGACCTCAAAGAGTTCCTTCGTCTGCTCAACGATGTGCTGGTGATGGGTGAATTCAACAAGATCACCAGAGAGGATGTACAACGGTTCCTTCTGGAGGCCGCGCGCACGAACATGATCGTGCAGAAGGCGAAAGCGCTCGGACTTGAGCGAAATGTGCTCGTCGCCGAGAGCAAGAACCCGGTCATCAGCGACGGGATCCTCCGCTTGTACAATCAGTATGCGATCGAGAACAGGATCCCTCAGCCGACCGACGGGGCACTCCATGCGTTCTATACCATGAACAAAGACTCTCTGTATTACCAGTTCGCAAAAGTGAACCTCTATGTCATTCCTGACTCCACGCCCGGCCCGCTCGAGGCATTGAAACGCCGGTCCGACTCCGGTACCCCGTTCGAAAAACTTGTTCCGACGATCCTTGTCAAGACCTACATCCGCGCCAGGAACGGAATGTACAACACCTATCTCGGTACTGAACCGCCATACCTGGCTGCCGTGGCCTTCTCGCTCTCATTGCATGAGGTCGCGGGACCGGTGGCGTACGAGGACCCCGTGCGCGGCACCATGTACGCTCTGGTCAAATGCGCGGGGACGCAGAAAGAGCAACAACTCTCCTACGAGAATGTCGCCCATCGGATCAGGGAGGACTATCGCGATCACCATAGGGCGCTCATGGAAGCGGAGCTCCGTTCCCGGCTGAAGAGCAAGTATGCTGTTGTCATGCGTACGCACGTGATCGATCGCTACCTTGACGGCAGGAGAGCCTCCCAGCAATAG